The window GGCGAAAACAGTGCCGAGAGATTAAGGGATAAAATGTGCCTACGTGTGATCTTCATTCTTTCGACGGCTAAGTCTAATTTGGGAACAGAAGGAGTGAGAACTTCGGCAAAAGGACATTTTGATATTATCATGGTTCATGACTTGGTCAAGATAAATAGACCTGGAAACTACAAATATCAACCCTTTCAGTTTCCATCATATGACACTGACAGCTCTTTCTACTCCTGACTCCGTTCCTTttttccagagagttccatgtTTTCAAGGGAAATATCTCTAAGAAAGAAagtagaataaatatttttgactCATGTGTTGAAATATGAGAGAACGGATTTTAGATGgaaacacatttttttctcaaaaataaaaaataaaaaaattaattaaatgcaTCTACAGCTATATTTTTCAGAATGGTGGAAGGAAAACACATTGCTCATTATTAAAAAGTACCCATCAAGGGAAAGAAAGTCCCGATGAAATTTAATATCTTCCTGAAAATTCCTAGAAACCATTGCTCGGATGAAGCAAACGCAGCCTTTGATCTGCAATATCCGCGTATTCTCCCTCAGATCGATGGTAATGGAGGGGCCACTGACCTTTataattatgtaaaatgatGCTATATATTTCTGGAAGACTAGACCTAGAGCTACTTACAGTCGACGAAGCAAGTGGGCTCATTTCCAGATGATGGAAACCGACCTAATTTGTTCTGTTGTATCTACCGGTCTTGACTTGATAAACATCCAAGGCCAAGACTCAGTACTCGACATCACGATCCTTTCgcggaaaaaaaatgtataaaatttaatttgggcGTGGGTGAGACGGCACTTTCAGCTCCTAATCATCCCAATCAAAAGAGCAACAGCCAAGCCACTCCTCACCACTCActcttctcatttttcataCTTCATTTTTACTTCTCCCATGTTAATCCTCCGTTGCTACGTAAAATGTCAAAAGGAGCTCAGTTATTAATTTGTTGGTATCAAGTGATTATAGAGGAAAAACATCATCCTCTTACCCAAACTTCAAACTGGACCTGGATTACTTTCTCTCAGGTGCTTACTTAGATACGGGCCTCCACAAACCCTACCAGACTTGTGGATTAAAATTTGCTAAAGAAGACGCGAAATCTTTCAATTAATCGATCCCAATAAAACACTAGGCACGTAATTAGTTCCAAAAGTTTTAGCTGTAGGCCGTGTTTCACAAGGAGTAGATCTACACCCTACAGGGAGGAGGACCAAGTCCAAGAGATGCATAATTCCAAGTTTTCTTTCCGACCACGTGCTTTCCTTTAATCGACACAGAAAGGCCACATACCAAGAATGAGAAATCCAACGTCTCCAAGTAATTAGATGTCTTCAGTGGTCGACATTTCTATGTAgagatattcttttaaaaaataaaaaataaaaaaatagaaataggaGAAGAGTCCCACGACTAGCATAAATATGGAGTACTAGCACCAAGAGAGCACCAGAAGCTTAGCCAGTTCCTAACAAAAAGGGTCCTTGGTTTTTGCCTCACATCATCCAGATTAAGCCATGGCTTCCCCATCCTTGTTGTccttattcttcatattttcgtTTCTACTGGGGATGGCACATGCACATTATCTATCCCCCAACTTCTATGCAAGATCATGCCCTAGGGCTCTCCCTACCATTCGAACTGCAGTAAACAAAGCAGTGGCCAAAGAGAAACGCATGGGGGCCTCATTGCTCCGCCTCCATTTCCATGATTGCTTCGTATTGGCAAGTCGTTCTCCACATTCCTCCTTTTTAATGGATCTTCTGTTTTTCACtgctttttaacttttttctggTTACAACTGACTGCCTCTGCAACTTAGGTTTGAAATACAGAAATCAGCTATTACTTGGCACTAGTTGACCTTTAAGATGGGAAAATATTAGTACCATTCATGCGTGCATATAGCTGTTTAACAGGAATATGGCTACTAATAACATGTTAATGCATAAATTTAACAGGGATGTGATGCTTCTATATTATTGGATGACACTGCAACCTTTACTGGAGAGAAGACAGCAGGACCAAATAACAACTCTGTGAGAGGATATGAGGTGATCGACACCATTAAATCTCAAGTGGAAAGTTTGTGCCCTGGAGTTGTCTCTTGTGCAGATATTGTAGCAGTGGCAGCTCGTGACTCGGTTGTCGCTGTAAGAGACCAACTTCCTTCACAACTACTATATCACCATTATTCAACTTTGCAGTTTATAATTGGGTTCAGAGATATACTAATCCGTCTCTCCTATTCTACAAACACCATTATTTTAGAGCATTTGTGGTCAGGCTTCATTAGCCAACATGGAACACTCATCATGGCCAAACTTTTCACATGGGTGCTAAAACATGGTTGGGTGGCCCAAATGAGGCCGAAAAATTTTGATGGTTCTATTAAAGATTAGACACTTCAAATAATTGTTAATTAACTAAATATCGTGGTTTattgattatgattttttttttcttacagtTGGGTGGCCCAACATGGACTGTGCGATTAGGCAGAAGAGATTCAACCACGGCGAGTTTCAGTGCTGCTGGCACCGACCTCCCTGGCCCGAACTTAAATCTCAGTCAGCTTATATCTGCCTTCTCCAAGAAGGGCTTGACTACTAAGGAAATGGTGGTTCTCTCAGGTATAGTattagaaaattgataaaatagtgcgtttgttgttttaatttaaaaaaaaaaatgacatcaTATTTCAACGGTGGTTTTCATTTCTGTTGTGAAATGGGTCCTCTACTTCACTATGCATATTTCACCAATATCCTTAACTTTTATTgttattcttcctttttttccaaAATGAAGGCATCACCGTCATTTGAATCTATGTACATGTATTGCATGTATGCAtgtatatgtataatatatcaTTGAACTAACGTATTATCTCAAATtccatataatttctaatatatgtatatatatattttttttcttttaggaactCATACCATAGGCAAAGCAAGATGCACAAGTTTTCGAAATCATATTTACAACGACACCGACATCGATCCAGCATTTGCAGCATCAAAACAGAAAATCTGCCCAAGATCGGGTGGAGATGATAATCTATCTCCTCTGGATGGAACTACTACTGTTTTCGATAATGTTTATTTTAGGGGTTTGAAGGAAAAGAAGGGTCTTTTGCACTCAGACCAGGAACTCTACAACGGTGGCTCCACAGATTCCCTAGTTGAAACCTACAGCATCGACACTGCCACTTTCTTTACGGATGTGGCCAACGCCATGGTTAGGATGGGAAATATTAGTCCTTTAACCGGAACTAATGGACAGATTAGGACCAACTGCAGGAAAGTCAACGGATCCTAGTCAGTTTAtggcttttatttctttctggTTTAAGTGTCTTTCATGTTAATCTACTACAATAAATAATCGGAAGTTGCCTATCGCAAAGCAGTTTGGGAAATTTCTGGAGTTTATGGTATTTGTATTTGTTCGTctacttaaaaaattatcttaaaaaacttTTAGTCAGTTTTGGTTCTATTGCATAAGTTAAATTTTTGTATCATCAACCATGGGCACCATAATTTTGAATGATTGACATTATTTTCCTAGTCATTTGATTACAAGTAAATGGTAAGAAAGATTTTTTCTTACGAGAAAAgattttaaatctttctaaGCCAATCAGAAGAGCTCTGAAGGGATAAGATGGACAGGTAGCCATTTTGAAGCCTCATACTTTAATATGCATGCACTAACTAAATCTAGCTATCCAAGGTGTTGACTCCCGGTCCCAATTAGTCAGTAACATAAAGAAAGGGCAATGAATAATTCTTGATACACGTATGACTCAGGGCCCATATAATAATGATAGTATGAATCAGATGGATAATAGTGGTGATGTGAAAGCTGCCTCTTCCGTCTATTCAACCCTAGCAAATAATGTAGCCCAATGCTAGATCTAGTCTTCTGTCGCTAACAAAACTGTTGAGCCTTAATTAATAGGCCCGATGGCAGTAATGCATCATGCAACTTGCCTTTTTGGGCTTGTAATCAAGATGTTTTGTTGTAGTGCATAATATACTCCTATGAGTTTAAACTTCAAGGATTTTATCTTAGCatgtatatgatatattataagcttttaaatttatttatacatatattataagtttttaggaaaattaataattcaatagGTATAtcctctaaatttattttattaaatttttttttgttaaaaactatttatatatatatgccacTTCTTATTTTGAGTTCATACTTGAAAATTAATtaggaataaaaataagataaattttttGGATACTTATATCATCCTAATCTGGATGGatttgagatgaaaaataaatagattaaaaatgaatttgagatttttttttaaactcggACAGATGTAAAATAAATAGATCAATGGGCTAAGGCactttaattatttgattaacttaaattttgttgtttagtGATTATGGGTTTTTAGGCTGAAGAGATTCAATCAAGGCGAGCTTAAGTACTGCTATCACTGACCTCACCCAAGTGGTCTTATATTTGCCTTCTTTCAGGAAGGGCTTCACTACCAAGGAAATGGTGGCTCTCTCAGGTGTACTGGTCGGCATTTGGTAGCAAGCATGATTAGAAAATTGACAAAATAGTATGTTTGCtgttttaatgttaaaaaaaatgatatcatatttCAAGAGTGGTATTCATTTCCGTTGTCAAATGGCCCTCTACTTCACTGCATGTCTTTCACCAATATTCTTAACTGTACTATTTTCCCCCCTTAGAGTAAAGGCTGATACTATCATTCGAAtagaatggaaaagaaaagtcagCTGCTGATGACACTTTTCTTTTATGGTATCTAAAAGTCATTCAACTTTTAAGTTAAAGAGCATAATGTTAGTCCTGTGGAACTTGTACACGATGTCGGCCGAGTTGAGTACTTCATGCACAAGagcttaattttatatatatacacacatgtATTATAGATCATTGAATTTATTATCCAAAATTCCTCACCATTTGTCATATTTGTAGTTTTTCTTTTAGGAAGTCGTACCATAGGTAAAgcaaaaaagttttttttttttctctaaaattgcTCTGGCCCTGCtctccaaaatttattttttgcacctttttcaataataataataatattttttatacatatatatttataaatctcTCCACAACGAATCTCTTCCTTCCTGTGATGAAAGAATAAGTGGGAATTGAATTTACCTTTGAATGTCCAACTCTACAGGCATTCAAAAATTGACAACTGAAAGGAATCACTCCTTTCTATGCTTTTTTATAGATGTTGCACACCGAATGGTAAAATCCATTTATGACCAGCTAAACTACCAGCAACAGATCTTCGAGGAGCTTTTCTTGCATA is drawn from Vitis riparia cultivar Riparia Gloire de Montpellier isolate 1030 chromosome 18, EGFV_Vit.rip_1.0, whole genome shotgun sequence and contains these coding sequences:
- the LOC117907028 gene encoding cationic peroxidase 1-like isoform X2, which gives rise to MASPSLLSLFFIFSFLLGMAHAHYLSPNFYARSCPRALPTIRTAVNKAVAKEKRMGASLLRLHFHDCFVLGCDASILLDDTATFTGEKTAGPNNNSVRGYEVIDTIKSQVESLCPGVVSCADIVAVAARDSVVALGGPTWTVRLGRRDSTTASFSAAGTDLPGPNLNLSQLISAFSKKGLTTKEMVVLSGTHTIGKARCTSFRSRIYNETNIDAAFATSKQKICPSTGGDNNLSDLDETTTVFDNVYFRNLKAKKGLLHSDQQLYNGGSTDSIVETYSTNSATFFTDVANAMIKMGNLSPLTGTNGEIRTDCKKINGS
- the LOC117907028 gene encoding cationic peroxidase 1-like isoform X1; the protein is MASPSLLSLFFIFSFLLGMAHAHYLSPNFYARSCPRALPTIRTAVNKAVAKEKRMGASLLRLHFHDCFVLGCDASILLDDTATFTGEKTAGPNNNSVRGYEVIDTIKSQVESLCPGVVSCADIVAVAARDSVVALGGPTWTVRLGRRDSTTASFSAAGTDLPGPNLNLSQLISAFSKKGLTTKEMVVLSGTHTIGKARCTSFRNHIYNDTDIDPAFAASKQKICPRSGGDDNLSPLDGTTTVFDNVYFRGLKEKKGLLHSDQELYNGGSTDSLVETYSIDTATFFTDVANAMVRMGNISPLTGTNGQIRTNCRKVNGS